From Citricoccus sp. SGAir0253, a single genomic window includes:
- the ilvN gene encoding acetolactate synthase small subunit has product MARHTLSVLVEDVPGVLTRVASLFARRAFNIHSLAVGTSEIEGLSRITVVVDAEGDLLEQVTKQLNKLVNVIKIVELSAGNSVQRDHLLVKVRSDAATRSQVVQAVELFRASVVDVSTDSVTIEATGAADKLAALLEVLEPFGIRELVRSGTIAVGRGGKSMTDRALAKS; this is encoded by the coding sequence ATGGCACGACACACCCTGTCCGTCCTGGTGGAGGACGTGCCCGGCGTGCTGACGCGCGTCGCGAGCCTCTTCGCCCGACGGGCGTTCAACATCCACTCCCTCGCGGTCGGCACCTCGGAGATCGAGGGCCTGTCCCGGATCACCGTGGTGGTGGACGCCGAGGGCGACCTGCTCGAGCAGGTGACGAAGCAGCTGAACAAGCTCGTCAACGTCATCAAGATCGTCGAGCTCAGCGCCGGCAACTCGGTCCAGCGCGACCACCTGCTGGTCAAGGTCCGCTCCGACGCCGCCACCCGCTCGCAGGTGGTCCAGGCCGTCGAGCTGTTCCGCGCCTCGGTGGTGGACGTGTCCACCGACTCGGTGACCATCGAGGCCACCGGCGCCGCGGACAAGCTCGCCGCCCTGCTCGAGGTCCTCGAGCCCTTCGGGATCCGCGAGCTCGTGCGCTCCGGGACCATCGCCGTCGGGCGCGGGGGCAAGTCGATGACCGACCGAGCCCTGGCCAAGTCCTGA
- the ilvC gene encoding ketol-acid reductoisomerase, producing the protein MTTKYYEDDADLSIIQGRTVAVIGYGSQGHAHSLSLRDSGVDVRIGLAEGSTSRAKAEAEGLRVVSVAEAAAEADLIMILTPDQVQAAVYNEHIAPNLQDGDALFFAHGFNIRFGFIQPPAGVDVALVAPKGPGHVVRREFEAGRGVPALIAVEQDATGNAKALALSYARGIGGTRAGVIETTFTEETETDLFGEQAVLCGGASKLIQYGFETLTEAGYQPEIAYFEVLHELKLIVDLMVEGGIAKQRWSVSDTAEYGDYVSGPRVIDPHVKENMKAVLADIQDGTFAKRFMDDQAAGAPEFKKLRAEGEAHPIEKTGRELRQMFSWLKDSDDDYTEGTAAR; encoded by the coding sequence GTGACCACGAAGTACTACGAGGACGACGCCGACCTGTCGATCATCCAGGGCCGCACCGTCGCCGTCATCGGCTACGGCTCCCAGGGCCACGCCCACTCGCTGAGCCTGCGCGACTCCGGCGTCGACGTCCGCATCGGCCTGGCCGAGGGCTCCACGTCCCGCGCCAAGGCCGAGGCCGAGGGCCTGCGCGTCGTCTCCGTGGCCGAGGCCGCCGCCGAGGCGGACCTCATCATGATCCTGACCCCGGACCAGGTCCAGGCCGCCGTGTACAACGAGCACATCGCGCCGAACCTGCAGGACGGCGACGCCCTGTTCTTCGCGCACGGCTTCAACATCCGCTTCGGCTTCATCCAGCCGCCGGCCGGCGTGGACGTCGCCCTGGTCGCCCCCAAGGGCCCGGGCCACGTGGTCCGCCGCGAGTTCGAGGCCGGCCGCGGCGTGCCGGCCCTCATCGCCGTGGAGCAGGACGCCACCGGCAACGCCAAGGCCCTCGCGCTGTCCTACGCCCGGGGCATCGGCGGCACCCGCGCCGGCGTCATCGAGACCACCTTCACCGAGGAGACCGAGACCGACCTCTTCGGCGAGCAGGCCGTGCTGTGCGGCGGCGCCTCCAAGCTGATCCAGTACGGCTTCGAGACCCTCACCGAGGCCGGCTACCAGCCGGAGATCGCCTACTTCGAGGTCCTGCACGAGCTCAAGCTCATCGTGGACCTGATGGTCGAGGGCGGCATCGCCAAGCAGCGCTGGTCCGTCTCGGACACCGCCGAGTACGGCGACTACGTCTCCGGCCCGCGCGTGATCGACCCGCACGTCAAGGAGAACATGAAGGCCGTGCTGGCCGACATCCAGGACGGCACCTTCGCCAAGCGCTTCATGGACGACCAGGCCGCCGGGGCCCCGGAGTTCAAGAAGCTGCGCGCCGAGGGCGAGGCCCACCCGATCGAGAAGACCGGTCGCGAGCTGCGCCAGATGTTCTCCTGGCTGAAGGACTCCGACGACGACTACACCGAGGGCACCGCGGCCCGCTGA